A stretch of the Campylobacter sp. 19-13652 genome encodes the following:
- the rimO gene encoding 30S ribosomal protein S12 methylthiotransferase RimO: MKLHLISLGCNKNLVDSEIMLGRLQHYTLTDEPSEADVIIVNTCGFIASAKEESVRTILEIAELKKANATLVVTGCLMQRYRDELMRELPEVDLFTGVGDYDKIDQILLKKTSLFSPEVYLQSSEERVITGSNYHAYIKIAEGCNQRCSFCAIPTFKGRLKSRSLDDIVGEVRRLVSKGYYDFSFLSQDSSSYGLDRGEKDGLINLISAIEQIDGVKTARVLYLYPTTTSNALIERIVASPKFVNYFDMPIQHISGAMLRTMRRGASGERVRELLCLMRAAPQSFLRTGIIVGHPGEREEDFNELCEFLAEFKFDRVSAFAYSREEDTAAFDMPQLPVKTISNRLSKIEKLTTATIERSLRECVGGEYVASLEGVSSEGEMFYSAKLALWDKDIDGEVLINDSDVSELKVGGRYRCRITDATPTQLIGEIIGEAE, encoded by the coding sequence ATGAAGCTACATTTAATATCTCTTGGGTGTAATAAAAATTTAGTCGATAGCGAGATAATGCTAGGACGCCTGCAGCACTACACGCTAACAGACGAGCCAAGCGAAGCGGACGTCATCATCGTAAATACCTGCGGCTTTATCGCAAGTGCCAAAGAAGAGAGCGTGCGGACGATTTTAGAGATCGCTGAGCTTAAAAAAGCAAACGCCACGCTAGTTGTAACTGGCTGCCTAATGCAACGCTACCGCGACGAGCTAATGCGTGAGCTGCCTGAAGTCGATCTTTTTACAGGCGTTGGCGATTATGATAAGATAGATCAAATTTTGCTAAAAAAGACGAGCCTATTTAGCCCAGAAGTCTATCTGCAAAGCAGCGAAGAGCGAGTAATAACAGGCTCAAACTATCACGCCTACATCAAAATCGCCGAGGGCTGTAACCAGCGCTGCAGCTTCTGTGCGATACCGACCTTTAAAGGGCGACTAAAATCACGCTCTCTTGATGACATCGTGGGCGAAGTGCGGCGGCTTGTGAGCAAAGGATACTATGACTTTAGCTTTTTAAGCCAAGATAGCTCGAGCTATGGGCTTGATCGTGGCGAAAAGGACGGGCTAATAAATTTAATCTCTGCTATAGAGCAGATTGATGGCGTCAAAACCGCCCGCGTGCTGTATCTTTACCCCACGACTACGAGTAATGCCCTGATCGAGCGGATAGTCGCAAGCCCTAAATTTGTAAATTATTTTGATATGCCTATTCAGCACATTAGTGGGGCGATGCTACGCACTATGCGGCGTGGGGCGAGCGGGGAGCGTGTGCGTGAGCTGCTCTGCCTTATGCGAGCGGCTCCGCAGAGCTTTTTACGCACGGGCATTATCGTGGGGCACCCAGGTGAAAGAGAAGAGGATTTTAACGAGCTGTGTGAGTTTTTGGCTGAGTTTAAATTTGATAGAGTCTCAGCCTTTGCCTACTCACGAGAAGAGGACACGGCGGCTTTTGATATGCCACAGCTGCCTGTAAAAACGATCTCAAACAGGCTAAGCAAGATAGAAAAGCTAACGACTGCAACCATAGAACGAAGCCTGCGTGAGTGCGTGGGCGGCGAGTATGTCGCTAGCCTTGAGGGCGTTAGCAGCGAGGGGGAGATGTTTTACTCGGCCAAGCTAGCCCTGTGGGATAAGGACATAGACGGCGAAGTGCTAATAAACGATAGCGACGTGAGCGAGCTAAAAGTGGGCGGACGCTACCGCTGCCGTATCACAGACGCCACACCTACGCAGCTAATAGGCGAGATAATAGGCGAAGCGGAGTAG
- a CDS encoding tetratricopeptide repeat protein, whose translation MNFLINLTKLSSLAFVLVLAGCAISFPSGKDNSGALPRVDQPTKPDKPSKKPIDESEITNDNKIGTATPTKDKPKDESVNLMQLLNGCETGDNRACVGAADEYLKAGKTSYAVGLFKRACEAGEESGCARLGQLYERGQGVANSPKRAIEIYRASCNRGGAESCYLLANAYRKGEFVGRDYALALEAYKSSCDAGNIRACANIGAMYEMGLGVDKDLKKAYNIYRVACNRGLDAVCEHMKELSLE comes from the coding sequence ATGAACTTTTTAATAAATTTAACTAAATTATCCTCGCTCGCCTTTGTGCTTGTCTTAGCGGGGTGTGCTATTAGCTTTCCAAGCGGTAAAGACAACTCAGGGGCTTTGCCACGTGTAGATCAGCCCACAAAGCCAGATAAGCCTAGTAAAAAGCCTATTGATGAAAGCGAAATTACTAATGACAACAAAATCGGTACCGCTACCCCGACCAAAGATAAGCCAAAAGATGAGAGCGTAAATTTAATGCAGCTTTTAAATGGCTGCGAGACTGGTGATAATAGGGCTTGCGTGGGTGCAGCTGATGAGTATTTAAAAGCTGGCAAGACTAGCTATGCGGTAGGGCTTTTTAAACGTGCTTGTGAGGCAGGCGAGGAGAGTGGCTGCGCTAGGTTAGGGCAACTTTATGAGAGAGGACAGGGTGTGGCAAACTCACCAAAAAGAGCCATAGAGATATACCGTGCTAGCTGCAATCGTGGCGGGGCTGAGTCTTGCTATTTACTTGCAAATGCTTATCGCAAGGGAGAGTTTGTGGGGCGAGATTACGCTCTTGCACTTGAAGCTTATAAATCGTCTTGTGATGCCGGAAATATAAGAGCCTGTGCGAATATTGGCGCGATGTATGAGATGGGGCTTGGTGTAGATAAGGACTTGAAAAAGGCGTATAATATCTATAGAGTGGCGTGTAATAGGGGACTGGACGCTGTTTGCGAGCATATGAAAGAGCTTAGTTTGGAGTAA
- a CDS encoding NAD(P)/FAD-dependent oxidoreductase: protein MRKFDLIVIGFGKAGKTLAAKAASMGKKVALVEKSASMYGGTCINVGCIPSKKLLTLSEAAKAHSDKRAYFSSAMQAKDALISALRAKNYAMLNDLNGVEVINGVASFEDKESVKVKLGDGTEELLSAPNIIINSGSKDAKPKFEINSTIAYTSEQILSLSELPERLVVVGGGYIGLEMASIYSNFGSKVTILSRSNLLKNEDADIRESVIAALKAQGIIIYEGVQIESIGGDNVKFTRTQESFSLQADAFLLATGRQANTEELDLFNASIATDDAGNIIVNEFLQTSEPNIYAVGDVKGGELFTYISLDDYRIVFDHLYGSKKRSTKNRSVHASVVFMDTPLAKVGLSKEAAIKAGYNPTEISLPMAAVPGAKILGHDTGLLKAVVDASTHEILGASFHAVQAHEVINTLAVAMGFKASADFMKAQIFTHPSISEALNELFNKFN from the coding sequence ATGAGAAAATTTGATCTTATTGTAATAGGTTTTGGAAAGGCGGGTAAGACCCTAGCGGCAAAGGCTGCTAGCATGGGCAAGAAAGTGGCGCTGGTGGAAAAAAGCGCAAGTATGTATGGTGGGACGTGTATAAATGTGGGCTGCATTCCTAGTAAAAAGCTTTTAACGCTATCTGAAGCGGCAAAAGCTCATAGTGATAAAAGGGCGTATTTTAGCTCTGCTATGCAGGCTAAAGATGCGCTAATATCGGCTCTACGTGCAAAAAACTATGCCATGCTGAATGATTTAAATGGCGTTGAGGTAATAAACGGCGTAGCTAGCTTTGAGGATAAAGAGAGCGTAAAGGTAAAGCTAGGTGATGGTACAGAGGAGCTTTTAAGTGCGCCAAATATCATCATAAATAGTGGCTCAAAGGACGCAAAGCCTAAATTTGAAATAAACTCGACCATAGCCTACACGAGCGAACAAATTCTAAGCTTAAGCGAGCTACCAGAGCGGCTTGTGGTCGTTGGCGGGGGGTATATTGGGCTTGAAATGGCGTCAATTTATTCAAATTTTGGCTCAAAAGTTACTATTTTATCGCGCTCAAATCTGCTTAAAAACGAGGACGCTGATATTAGAGAGAGCGTTATTGCAGCTCTTAAAGCCCAAGGCATAATCATATATGAAGGCGTCCAGATAGAGAGCATAGGCGGTGATAACGTGAAATTTACACGTACTCAAGAGAGCTTTAGTCTGCAAGCGGACGCTTTTTTGCTCGCCACTGGTAGACAGGCAAACACCGAGGAGCTGGATCTGTTTAACGCCTCAATCGCCACCGATGATGCTGGCAATATAATAGTAAATGAGTTTTTGCAAACTAGCGAGCCAAATATCTACGCCGTGGGCGATGTAAAGGGCGGCGAGCTATTTACCTACATTTCGCTTGATGATTATCGCATAGTTTTTGATCATCTTTACGGCAGTAAAAAACGCAGCACAAAAAACAGGAGTGTGCATGCTAGTGTGGTGTTTATGGATACGCCTTTGGCAAAGGTGGGGCTAAGCAAGGAAGCAGCCATTAAAGCAGGGTATAACCCAACCGAGATAAGCCTACCTATGGCGGCAGTACCAGGTGCAAAAATCCTAGGGCATGATACAGGGCTTTTAAAGGCGGTCGTAGACGCTAGTACACACGAGATACTGGGAGCTAGCTTTCACGCAGTTCAGGCTCATGAGGTCATAAACACACTAGCTGTTGCCATGGGCTTTAAGGCTAGTGCTGATTTTATGAAAGCGCAGATATTTACACATCCAAGTATAAGCGAGGCGCTAAATGAACTTTTTAATAAATTTAACTAA
- the panC gene encoding pantoate--beta-alanine ligase, translating to MQIIKTTDELIKFKSTLSGSVGFVPTMGALHAGHASLISRSVSENAHTIVSVFVNPTQFLAGEDLDKYPRSQDADAKLCESLGASAVFMPSVDEIYGKNEPTMIAPKALASKLEGAIRPGHFDGVLCVLNKLFNLVSPTRAYFGKKDAQQLLIVQNFVKASFLSLKIVPCDIVRDSSGLALSSRNAYLSDAEKAKATALSRSLKAARKAIENGEQKASVIKELIASELAPISAEYIAITDTNLNELDAIKPGDTLILLAAKVGGVRLIDNEWV from the coding sequence ATGCAAATAATCAAAACCACAGATGAGTTAATCAAATTTAAAAGCACACTATCTGGTAGCGTGGGCTTTGTGCCGACTATGGGCGCACTGCACGCTGGACACGCTAGCCTAATAAGCCGCAGCGTAAGCGAAAATGCACACACCATAGTAAGCGTGTTTGTAAATCCCACGCAGTTTTTAGCTGGCGAGGATCTGGATAAATACCCACGCAGCCAAGACGCTGACGCAAAGCTATGCGAAAGCCTGGGGGCAAGCGCTGTTTTTATGCCTAGCGTGGATGAAATATACGGCAAAAATGAGCCCACTATGATCGCCCCAAAAGCCCTAGCTAGCAAGCTTGAAGGGGCGATCCGCCCAGGGCATTTTGACGGCGTTTTATGCGTGCTAAATAAGCTTTTTAATCTCGTTAGCCCAACGCGCGCCTACTTTGGCAAAAAGGACGCCCAACAGCTTTTAATCGTGCAAAACTTCGTAAAAGCTAGCTTTTTAAGCCTAAAAATCGTGCCTTGCGATATAGTGCGTGATAGCAGCGGCCTAGCCCTATCAAGCCGAAACGCCTATTTAAGCGACGCCGAAAAAGCCAAGGCCACCGCCCTATCTCGCTCGCTAAAAGCAGCCCGTAAAGCGATAGAAAACGGCGAGCAAAAGGCAAGCGTGATAAAAGAGCTAATCGCTAGCGAGCTAGCCCCAATAAGTGCCGAATACATCGCTATTACGGATACAAATTTAAACGAGCTTGACGCCATAAAACCAGGCGACACGCTCATACTCCTAGCCGCAAAAGTGGGCGGAGTGAGACTGATTGACAATGAGTGGGTGTAA
- the prfB gene encoding peptide chain release factor 2, with the protein MDSYEYTELLKTLSTKVDNIAKVIRPSEIEQKLKEIEALEQDPAFWADPAQASSVGKQKSKLGSLLAKFNEASTALNDARELYELASSESDEETINALFGDAENLNEHITALEVSMLLSGDDDAKNAIVSIHPGAGGTESNDWASMVYRMYLRFCEREGYKVETLDFQEGDEAGLKDVSFIVRGENAYGYFKAENGIHRLVRTSPFDSAGRRHTSFCSVMVSPEIDDDIKIDIEEKDIRVDTYRASGAGGQHVNKTESAIRITHIPTGIVVQCQNDRSQHKNRATAMKMLKSRLYELELEKQNDAANAGEKSEIGWGHQIRSYVLFPYQQVKDNRSGAAYSQTDAILDGDIKKIIEAVLISQKSGTRGE; encoded by the coding sequence TTGGATAGTTACGAGTACACCGAGCTTTTAAAGACCTTAAGCACAAAGGTAGATAATATCGCCAAAGTCATAAGGCCAAGCGAGATAGAACAAAAGTTAAAAGAGATCGAAGCCCTGGAGCAAGACCCAGCCTTTTGGGCAGATCCTGCGCAGGCCTCAAGTGTAGGCAAGCAAAAGAGCAAGCTAGGCTCACTGCTGGCTAAATTTAACGAAGCTAGCACCGCCTTAAATGACGCACGAGAGCTATATGAGCTAGCTAGCAGCGAGAGCGATGAAGAAACGATAAACGCCCTTTTTGGCGATGCTGAAAATTTAAACGAGCATATTACAGCGCTTGAGGTGTCGATGCTGCTTAGCGGCGATGATGACGCTAAAAACGCCATAGTTTCCATCCATCCTGGAGCTGGCGGGACGGAGAGCAATGACTGGGCAAGTATGGTATATCGTATGTATCTGCGATTTTGCGAGCGAGAGGGCTATAAGGTCGAAACACTTGACTTTCAAGAAGGCGACGAGGCAGGGCTAAAGGACGTGAGCTTTATCGTGCGTGGGGAGAATGCCTATGGCTATTTTAAGGCTGAAAACGGCATTCACCGCCTAGTGCGCACTAGCCCCTTTGATAGTGCTGGCAGGCGGCATACGAGCTTTTGTTCAGTGATGGTAAGCCCTGAGATTGATGATGATATAAAAATCGACATCGAAGAAAAGGACATCAGAGTAGATACCTACAGGGCTAGTGGCGCTGGCGGACAGCACGTAAATAAAACTGAATCTGCCATTCGTATAACGCACATCCCCACAGGCATAGTCGTGCAGTGCCAAAACGACCGCAGCCAGCACAAAAACCGCGCCACGGCGATGAAAATGCTAAAATCAAGGCTTTATGAGCTAGAGCTTGAAAAGCAAAACGACGCTGCAAACGCAGGCGAAAAGAGCGAGATAGGCTGGGGGCACCAGATACGAAGCTATGTGCTTTTTCCATACCAGCAGGTAAAGGATAACCGCAGTGGGGCAGCGTATAGCCAAACAGACGCCATACTTGATGGCGATATAAAAAAGATAATCGAAGCCGTGCTAATCAGCCAAAAATCAGGCACAAGAGGAGAGTAA
- a CDS encoding type II secretion system protein: protein MNFDGLLTQLGYNDDENTKELLKQVFNATNGLSVDSVVALNDHLKPLGAYVALSGSEPRLKIKLPSGETGDEAADVAVAWASKNKLGLRLINESTYYIIGRTE, encoded by the coding sequence ATGAATTTTGACGGACTTTTGACCCAGCTTGGGTATAACGATGATGAGAATACAAAAGAGCTTTTAAAGCAGGTTTTTAACGCTACAAACGGACTTAGCGTGGATAGCGTGGTAGCACTTAATGACCACCTAAAGCCTCTGGGCGCGTACGTCGCACTTAGTGGCAGCGAGCCTAGATTAAAAATAAAGCTACCAAGCGGCGAGACTGGCGACGAGGCAGCAGATGTCGCGGTAGCATGGGCTAGTAAAAATAAGCTCGGACTAAGACTAATAAACGAAAGTACATATTATATAATAGGGAGAACTGAATGA